A stretch of the Vigna radiata var. radiata cultivar VC1973A chromosome 7, Vradiata_ver6, whole genome shotgun sequence genome encodes the following:
- the LOC106767722 gene encoding uncharacterized protein LOC106767722 yields MCGGAIIAEFLPRTGHKLISAFLWPELDLYDLSNRECSCILENDEKLLRFVKRTRIASQSECCFSRTPLNPHSYLSSINKLQSHQHTRWSLNAEISNKGRENHCKNSGKRKLCDRDVNLADNLEYCSPTLTKGLDEEDSYETSNTSSDSSSDSETYSGPS; encoded by the exons atGTGTGGAGGTGCTATCATTGCTGAATTCCTTCCTAGAACAGGTCACAAATTAATCAGTGCCTTCTTGTGGCCGGAGCTTGATTTGTACGATTTGAGTAATAGAGAATGTTCATGTATCCTTGAAAACGACGAGAAGTTGCTTCGTTTCGTTAAGCGCACTCGGATAGCATCACAATCCGAGTGCTGTTTTAGCCGCACCCCTCTGAACCCACACTCCTACCTCTCCTCCATCAACAAACTTCAGTCTCACCAACACACTAG GTGGTCTCTGAATGCTGAAATATCAAACAAAGGGAGGGAGAACCATTGCAAAAATTCAGGGAAAAGGAAGTTGTGTGATCGCGATGTGAATCTTGCAGATAATTTAGAATATTGTTCGCCCACACTGACAAAAGGTTTGGATGAAGAGGATAGCTATGAGACCTCAAATACAAGTTCAGATTCAAGTTCAGATTCTGAAACGTACTCGGGCCCCTCATGA
- the LOC106769127 gene encoding TMV resistance protein N isoform X2 produces the protein MTQLPSSSSSSSSTYEGTHDVFLSFRGDDTRSGFTGNLYKSLCDRGIHTFIDDEGLRKGEEIRPALFKAIEQSRIAIVVFSENYADSTYCLEELIVILECILRKGRLVWPVFYGVTPSYVRFQKGSYGKALAKHGERFKNDQEKLQKWKLALQVAAGLSGSHFKLKQGYEHELIRTIVEEVSKKINRSPLHVANYPIGLESRVQDVKLLLDVGSNRGVSMVGIFGIGGIGKTAIACAVYNAIADQFDVQCFLGDIRQKSMKYDLVQLQETVLSEMVGEKSIKLGSINRGMAVMKSKLQRKKVLLILDDVDKLEQLKALAGDPSWFGDGSKIIVTTRNRRFLRVHGVERTYEAKGLDDKEALELFSWHAFKRNEVGPGYLDISKRAVFRCNGLPLALEIIGSNLNGITMSEWEAALDTIERIPDEDIQEKLKVSYDGLKGNEKEVFLDMACFFRGYHLKDVINLLLQSRGFSPEYVIRMLVDKSLIKIDQYGFVQMHNLVEDMGREIVRQESPSEPGKRSRLWLYEDIVDVLENDKGTDTIEVIMLHLPKNREVLWNGSELKKMTNLKMLTIENADFSRGPEYLPSSLRVLKWRGYPTQSLPPEYDPRRLVMLDLSMSRNILGKQLNLMKFESLSEMVLRGCRFIKQAPDMSGAKNLRKLCLDNCKNLVQVHNSIGLLDKLTWFTAIGCTSLRTLPHSFKLTSLEYLSLRKCSSLQRLPNISEEMKHMKNLDLCGTAIEQLPYSFRKLTGLKYLVLDKCKRLNQIPINILMLPKLERLTAVKCGRYVNLILGKSEEQVRLASSDSLIDFRLNYNGLTPTSFPNVEFLVLTGCSFKVLPECISQCRFLKNLVLDNCKELQEIRVVPPKIKYLSAINCTLLSHESQNMLLNQRLHEGGGTDFSLPGTRLPEWFDHCTRGPSLSFWFRNKFPRMTLAVVGVLDKQGSFPMSRFHLLINGIQKLHCHFTVQSKLITYHIFLSDVLLKSYNGGLESVYGEDGWNHVEVSYVGPRVFPHSCRTKKGTIKWMGVHVHKQKTNMQDIRFINPWFPKRAHSEVSKADLQESFQSLPKRIRVSHRKEICEAPQTKQHEANSSYHGVSQRLWLAICSIAAPLNVKVLMWNICQDDLPTFEYLFRRKLVLSPLCPICGTEPETVEHVFLFCPWTRPLWFGSDFQWCIDVKEVQSFQLWLWHKLMEIQRVYPENANRISAQVGSICWSIWKGRNEFVLEGKPVNPLILR, from the exons ATGACACAGctaccatcatcatcatcttcttcttcttccacctaTGAAGGGACCCATGATGTGTTCCTCAGTTTCAGAGGCGATGACACTCGAAGTGGCTTCACTGGCAACCTATACAAGTCTCTTTGTGACAGGGGAATTCACACCTTCATAGATGATGAAGGGCTTAGAAAAGGGGAAGAGATTAGACCTGCTCTTTTCAAGGCTATTGAGCAGTCTAGAATTGCCATTGTTGTTTTCTCTGAAAATTATGCTGACTCAACTTACTGTCTTGAAGAACTTATCGTGATCCTTGAGTGCATACTTAGAAAAGGTCGATTGGTTTGGCCAGTGTTTTACGGGGTTACTCCATCTTATGTGCGGTTTCAGAAGGGTTCTTATGGGAAAGCATTGGCCAAGCATGGAGAAAGATTCAAGAATGACCAGGAGAAGCTGCAAAAATGGAAGCTAGCTCTTCAAGTAGCTGCTGGCTTGTCCGGTTCGCATTTCAAGCTCAAACAAGG GTATGAACATGAACTTATTCGGACAATTGTTGAAGAGGTTTCCAAAAAGATAAATCGTAGCCCTTTACACGTGGCTAATTATCCAATTGGATTGGAATCTAGAGTGCAAGACGTGAAGTTACTTTTGGATGTTGGATCTAATCGGGGAGTAAGCATGGTTGGGATTTTTGGAATCGGGGGAATAGGTAAGACTGCAATTGCATGTGCAGTGTACAATGCCATTGCTGATCAATTTGATGTTCAGTGTTTCCTTGGTGATATTAGACAAAAATCAATGAAGTATGACTTGGTACAACTTCAGGAGACAGTACTTTCTGAAATGGTTGGGGAGAAAAGTATCAAGTTGGGGAGTATTAATAGGGGAATGGCAGTTATGAAAAGCAAGCTTCAAAGAAAGAAAGTTCTTTTGattcttgatgatgttgataaattGGAGCAATTAAAGGCACTTGCTGGTGATCCTTCCTGGTTTGGTGATGGCAGCAAAATCATTGTCACGACAAGGAACAGACGTTTTTTACGAGTACATGGTGTTGAAAGAACATACGAAGCCAAAGGGTTGGATGATAAAGAAGCTCTTGAGTTGTTTAGTTGGCATGCTTTTAAAAGGAATGAAGTCGGTCCAGGTTACTTGGATATCTCTAAGCGTGCAGTATTTCGTTGTAATGGCCTTCCATTGGCTTTAGAAATAATAGGTTCTAACTTGAATGGTATAACAATGTCTGAATGGGAAGCAGCATTAGATACCATTGAAAGAATTCCAGATGAAGATATTcaagaaaaactaaaagtaaGCTATGATGGTTTGAAGGGAAATGAAAAGGAAGTTTTCCTTGACATGGCTTGTTTCTTTAGAGGCTACCATTTGAAAGATGTCATAAATTTATTGCTCCAAAGTCGTGGTTTCTCACCAGAGTATGTTATTCGCATGTTGGTGGATAAATCTCTCATAAAAATCGATCAATATGGTTTTGTGCAAATGCATAACTTGGTAGAGGACATGGGCAGAGAAATTGTCAGGCAAGAATCACCATCAGAGCCTGGAAAACGCAGTAGATTATGGCTTTATGAGGATATTGTTGATGTTTTAGAAAATGACAAG GGAACTGATACAATTGAAGTAATCATGCTACACTTGCCAAAGAATAGGGAAGTTCTATGGAATGGAAGTGAGCTCAAGAAGATGACAAACTTAAAAATGCTAACTATTGAAAATGCCGACTTTTCTAGAGGCCCTGAATATCTCCCAAGTAGTTTGAGAGTACTAAAGTGGCGGGGATATCCTACACAGTCTCTGCCACCTGAATATGATCCAAGGAGACTTGTTATGTTAGACTTGTCTATGAGTCGCAATATATTGGGCAAACAACTCAACCTCATG AAGTTCGAGTCTTTGAGTGAAATGGTTTTAAGAGGTTGCAGATTCATAAAACAGGCACCTGACATGTCTGGAGCCAAAAATTTAAGAAAGCTGTGTCTTGATAACTGCAAGAATTTAGTACAAGTTCATAATTCCATCGGACTTCTTGACAAACTAACATGGTTCACTGCTATTGGATGCACCAGTCTAAGGACTCTTCCCCATAGCTTCAAGTTAACATCACTTGAATATCTGTCTCTCAGAAAATGTTCAAGCCTCCAGCGTTTGCCAAACATATCAGAAGAAATGAAACATATGAAAAATCTTGACCTTTGTGGAACTGCTATTGAGCAATTGCCATATTCGTTTAGGAAACTCACTGGGCTTAAATATTTAGTACTAGACAAGTGCAAGAGGCTTAATCAGATcccaataaatattttgatgttaCCAAAACTTGAGAGATTGACAGCTGTAAAATGTGGAAGATATGTAAATTTGATCCTTGGTAAAAGTGAAGAACAAGTAAGATTGGCTTCATCTGACTCTTTGATAGATTTTAGGTTAAACTACAATGGTTTGACGCCCACCAGCTTCCCCAATGTAGAGTTCTTAGTCCTAACTGGCTGTAGTTTCAAAGTCCTTCCTGAATGCATCAGCCAATGTCGCTTTCTAAAGAATCTAGTTTTGGACAACTGCAAGGAGCTTCAAGAAATCAGAGTGGTTCCTCCAAAGATAAAATATCTGTCGGCAATAAACTGTACATTATTGTCTCATGAGTCTCAAAACATGTTGTTGAATCAG AGATTACATGAGGGTGGGGGAACAGATTTTTCCCTTCCAGGAACAAGGTTACCAGAATGGTTTGATCATTGTACTAGGGGGCCATCCCTGTCTTTCTGGTTTCGTAACAAATTTCCAAGGATGACTCTAGCTGTTGTTGGAGTTTTAGACAAGCAAGGCAGTTTTCCCATGTCAAGATTCCACCTGCTCATCAATGGCATTCAAAAGCTGCATTGCCATTTCACTGTGCAATCAAAATTAATCACATATCATATATTCTTGTCCGATGTGCTGCTAAAGTCCTACAATGGTGGATTGGAAAGTGTGTATGGGGAGGATGGGTGGAACCATGTTGAGGTTTCATACGTGGGACCAAGAGTCTTTCCACATTCATGCAGAACCAAGAAAGGAACCATTAAATGGATGGGGGTTCATGTTCACAAGCAAAAAACAAACATGCAAGATATTCGGTTCATAAATCCTTGGTTTCCGAAAAGAGCACATAGTGAAGTTTCCAAGGCTGATCTGCAAGAAAGTTTTCAGTCATTGCCCAAAAGAATCCGTGTATCACATCGCAAGGAAATTTGTGAGGCACCACAGACGAAGCAGCATGAAGCTAACAGCAGTTATCATGGTGTATCACAGAGGCTATGGTTGGCAATTTGTAGCATTGCAGCTCCTCTAAATGTTAAAGTACTGATGTGGAATATTTGTCAGGATGATTTGCCAACTTTTGAATATCTTTTCAGGAGAAAGCTTGTACTTAGTCCGCTCTGCCCCATCTGTGGAACGGAGCCTGAAACTGTCGAACATGTGTTCCTGTTTTGTCCATGGACACGACCCCTTTGGTTTGGAAGTGATTTCCAGTGGTGCATTGATGTTAAAGAAGTTCAAAGCTTTCAACTTTGGCTTTGGCATAAACTGATGGAGATTCAAAGGGTATATCCAGAAAATGCCAACCGAATATCGGCTCAGGTAGGAAGCATTTGTTGGTCTATCTGGAAAGGAAGGAATGAATTTGTTCTTGAAGGCAAACCTGTCAATCCTTTGATTTTAAGGTAG
- the LOC106769127 gene encoding TMV resistance protein N isoform X1: MTQLPSSSSSSSSTYEGTHDVFLSFRGDDTRSGFTGNLYKSLCDRGIHTFIDDEGLRKGEEIRPALFKAIEQSRIAIVVFSENYADSTYCLEELIVILECILRKGRLVWPVFYGVTPSYVRFQKGSYGKALAKHGERFKNDQEKLQKWKLALQVAAGLSGSHFKLKQGYEHELIRTIVEEVSKKINRSPLHVANYPIGLESRVQDVKLLLDVGSNRGVSMVGIFGIGGIGKTAIACAVYNAIADQFDVQCFLGDIRQKSMKYDLVQLQETVLSEMVGEKSIKLGSINRGMAVMKSKLQRKKVLLILDDVDKLEQLKALAGDPSWFGDGSKIIVTTRNRRFLRVHGVERTYEAKGLDDKEALELFSWHAFKRNEVGPGYLDISKRAVFRCNGLPLALEIIGSNLNGITMSEWEAALDTIERIPDEDIQEKLKVSYDGLKGNEKEVFLDMACFFRGYHLKDVINLLLQSRGFSPEYVIRMLVDKSLIKIDQYGFVQMHNLVEDMGREIVRQESPSEPGKRSRLWLYEDIVDVLENDKGTDTIEVIMLHLPKNREVLWNGSELKKMTNLKMLTIENADFSRGPEYLPSSLRVLKWRGYPTQSLPPEYDPRRLVMLDLSMSRNILGKQLNLMVCTIDIFLEIFCLFYIFIFINSMWKFPKLIAFSLAYQKFESLSEMVLRGCRFIKQAPDMSGAKNLRKLCLDNCKNLVQVHNSIGLLDKLTWFTAIGCTSLRTLPHSFKLTSLEYLSLRKCSSLQRLPNISEEMKHMKNLDLCGTAIEQLPYSFRKLTGLKYLVLDKCKRLNQIPINILMLPKLERLTAVKCGRYVNLILGKSEEQVRLASSDSLIDFRLNYNGLTPTSFPNVEFLVLTGCSFKVLPECISQCRFLKNLVLDNCKELQEIRVVPPKIKYLSAINCTLLSHESQNMLLNQRLHEGGGTDFSLPGTRLPEWFDHCTRGPSLSFWFRNKFPRMTLAVVGVLDKQGSFPMSRFHLLINGIQKLHCHFTVQSKLITYHIFLSDVLLKSYNGGLESVYGEDGWNHVEVSYVGPRVFPHSCRTKKGTIKWMGVHVHKQKTNMQDIRFINPWFPKRAHSEVSKADLQESFQSLPKRIRVSHRKEICEAPQTKQHEANSSYHGVSQRLWLAICSIAAPLNVKVLMWNICQDDLPTFEYLFRRKLVLSPLCPICGTEPETVEHVFLFCPWTRPLWFGSDFQWCIDVKEVQSFQLWLWHKLMEIQRVYPENANRISAQVGSICWSIWKGRNEFVLEGKPVNPLILR; this comes from the exons ATGACACAGctaccatcatcatcatcttcttcttcttccacctaTGAAGGGACCCATGATGTGTTCCTCAGTTTCAGAGGCGATGACACTCGAAGTGGCTTCACTGGCAACCTATACAAGTCTCTTTGTGACAGGGGAATTCACACCTTCATAGATGATGAAGGGCTTAGAAAAGGGGAAGAGATTAGACCTGCTCTTTTCAAGGCTATTGAGCAGTCTAGAATTGCCATTGTTGTTTTCTCTGAAAATTATGCTGACTCAACTTACTGTCTTGAAGAACTTATCGTGATCCTTGAGTGCATACTTAGAAAAGGTCGATTGGTTTGGCCAGTGTTTTACGGGGTTACTCCATCTTATGTGCGGTTTCAGAAGGGTTCTTATGGGAAAGCATTGGCCAAGCATGGAGAAAGATTCAAGAATGACCAGGAGAAGCTGCAAAAATGGAAGCTAGCTCTTCAAGTAGCTGCTGGCTTGTCCGGTTCGCATTTCAAGCTCAAACAAGG GTATGAACATGAACTTATTCGGACAATTGTTGAAGAGGTTTCCAAAAAGATAAATCGTAGCCCTTTACACGTGGCTAATTATCCAATTGGATTGGAATCTAGAGTGCAAGACGTGAAGTTACTTTTGGATGTTGGATCTAATCGGGGAGTAAGCATGGTTGGGATTTTTGGAATCGGGGGAATAGGTAAGACTGCAATTGCATGTGCAGTGTACAATGCCATTGCTGATCAATTTGATGTTCAGTGTTTCCTTGGTGATATTAGACAAAAATCAATGAAGTATGACTTGGTACAACTTCAGGAGACAGTACTTTCTGAAATGGTTGGGGAGAAAAGTATCAAGTTGGGGAGTATTAATAGGGGAATGGCAGTTATGAAAAGCAAGCTTCAAAGAAAGAAAGTTCTTTTGattcttgatgatgttgataaattGGAGCAATTAAAGGCACTTGCTGGTGATCCTTCCTGGTTTGGTGATGGCAGCAAAATCATTGTCACGACAAGGAACAGACGTTTTTTACGAGTACATGGTGTTGAAAGAACATACGAAGCCAAAGGGTTGGATGATAAAGAAGCTCTTGAGTTGTTTAGTTGGCATGCTTTTAAAAGGAATGAAGTCGGTCCAGGTTACTTGGATATCTCTAAGCGTGCAGTATTTCGTTGTAATGGCCTTCCATTGGCTTTAGAAATAATAGGTTCTAACTTGAATGGTATAACAATGTCTGAATGGGAAGCAGCATTAGATACCATTGAAAGAATTCCAGATGAAGATATTcaagaaaaactaaaagtaaGCTATGATGGTTTGAAGGGAAATGAAAAGGAAGTTTTCCTTGACATGGCTTGTTTCTTTAGAGGCTACCATTTGAAAGATGTCATAAATTTATTGCTCCAAAGTCGTGGTTTCTCACCAGAGTATGTTATTCGCATGTTGGTGGATAAATCTCTCATAAAAATCGATCAATATGGTTTTGTGCAAATGCATAACTTGGTAGAGGACATGGGCAGAGAAATTGTCAGGCAAGAATCACCATCAGAGCCTGGAAAACGCAGTAGATTATGGCTTTATGAGGATATTGTTGATGTTTTAGAAAATGACAAG GGAACTGATACAATTGAAGTAATCATGCTACACTTGCCAAAGAATAGGGAAGTTCTATGGAATGGAAGTGAGCTCAAGAAGATGACAAACTTAAAAATGCTAACTATTGAAAATGCCGACTTTTCTAGAGGCCCTGAATATCTCCCAAGTAGTTTGAGAGTACTAAAGTGGCGGGGATATCCTACACAGTCTCTGCCACCTGAATATGATCCAAGGAGACTTGTTATGTTAGACTTGTCTATGAGTCGCAATATATTGGGCAAACAACTCAACCTCATGGTATGCACAATTGAtatctttcttgaaatattttgtttgttttatatatttatattcataaacAGCATGTGGAAATTTCCAAAACTAATCGCTTTTAGTTTGGCTTACCAGAAGTTCGAGTCTTTGAGTGAAATGGTTTTAAGAGGTTGCAGATTCATAAAACAGGCACCTGACATGTCTGGAGCCAAAAATTTAAGAAAGCTGTGTCTTGATAACTGCAAGAATTTAGTACAAGTTCATAATTCCATCGGACTTCTTGACAAACTAACATGGTTCACTGCTATTGGATGCACCAGTCTAAGGACTCTTCCCCATAGCTTCAAGTTAACATCACTTGAATATCTGTCTCTCAGAAAATGTTCAAGCCTCCAGCGTTTGCCAAACATATCAGAAGAAATGAAACATATGAAAAATCTTGACCTTTGTGGAACTGCTATTGAGCAATTGCCATATTCGTTTAGGAAACTCACTGGGCTTAAATATTTAGTACTAGACAAGTGCAAGAGGCTTAATCAGATcccaataaatattttgatgttaCCAAAACTTGAGAGATTGACAGCTGTAAAATGTGGAAGATATGTAAATTTGATCCTTGGTAAAAGTGAAGAACAAGTAAGATTGGCTTCATCTGACTCTTTGATAGATTTTAGGTTAAACTACAATGGTTTGACGCCCACCAGCTTCCCCAATGTAGAGTTCTTAGTCCTAACTGGCTGTAGTTTCAAAGTCCTTCCTGAATGCATCAGCCAATGTCGCTTTCTAAAGAATCTAGTTTTGGACAACTGCAAGGAGCTTCAAGAAATCAGAGTGGTTCCTCCAAAGATAAAATATCTGTCGGCAATAAACTGTACATTATTGTCTCATGAGTCTCAAAACATGTTGTTGAATCAG AGATTACATGAGGGTGGGGGAACAGATTTTTCCCTTCCAGGAACAAGGTTACCAGAATGGTTTGATCATTGTACTAGGGGGCCATCCCTGTCTTTCTGGTTTCGTAACAAATTTCCAAGGATGACTCTAGCTGTTGTTGGAGTTTTAGACAAGCAAGGCAGTTTTCCCATGTCAAGATTCCACCTGCTCATCAATGGCATTCAAAAGCTGCATTGCCATTTCACTGTGCAATCAAAATTAATCACATATCATATATTCTTGTCCGATGTGCTGCTAAAGTCCTACAATGGTGGATTGGAAAGTGTGTATGGGGAGGATGGGTGGAACCATGTTGAGGTTTCATACGTGGGACCAAGAGTCTTTCCACATTCATGCAGAACCAAGAAAGGAACCATTAAATGGATGGGGGTTCATGTTCACAAGCAAAAAACAAACATGCAAGATATTCGGTTCATAAATCCTTGGTTTCCGAAAAGAGCACATAGTGAAGTTTCCAAGGCTGATCTGCAAGAAAGTTTTCAGTCATTGCCCAAAAGAATCCGTGTATCACATCGCAAGGAAATTTGTGAGGCACCACAGACGAAGCAGCATGAAGCTAACAGCAGTTATCATGGTGTATCACAGAGGCTATGGTTGGCAATTTGTAGCATTGCAGCTCCTCTAAATGTTAAAGTACTGATGTGGAATATTTGTCAGGATGATTTGCCAACTTTTGAATATCTTTTCAGGAGAAAGCTTGTACTTAGTCCGCTCTGCCCCATCTGTGGAACGGAGCCTGAAACTGTCGAACATGTGTTCCTGTTTTGTCCATGGACACGACCCCTTTGGTTTGGAAGTGATTTCCAGTGGTGCATTGATGTTAAAGAAGTTCAAAGCTTTCAACTTTGGCTTTGGCATAAACTGATGGAGATTCAAAGGGTATATCCAGAAAATGCCAACCGAATATCGGCTCAGGTAGGAAGCATTTGTTGGTCTATCTGGAAAGGAAGGAATGAATTTGTTCTTGAAGGCAAACCTGTCAATCCTTTGATTTTAAGGTAG